One stretch of Streptomyces sp. NBC_00443 DNA includes these proteins:
- a CDS encoding helix-turn-helix domain-containing protein, whose protein sequence is MPRNTPPDDRVLTRRRQVGDQIRRVREHHNLTQLEVCTRSGIDVATYSRIEQGHASPLLDTLIRIAEAIGVDLAELVR, encoded by the coding sequence GTGCCACGCAATACCCCGCCCGACGACCGGGTACTCACCCGACGCCGTCAGGTGGGAGACCAGATCCGCCGCGTCCGCGAGCACCACAACCTCACCCAACTCGAGGTCTGCACCCGCTCCGGGATCGACGTCGCCACATACAGCCGCATCGAACAGGGCCACGCCTCGCCGCTCCTCGACACCCTGATCCGCATCGCCGAGGCCATCGGGGTCGACCTCGCCGAGCTCGTACGCTGA
- a CDS encoding DUF3566 domain-containing protein has product MSGATGAGSSGTSTGSTAGSETGGGRGSAAPATDPHTTQLKAIKSPAKGSPSPDAPGSQGGPVTDTRGSQTQQQYAPGAGPAAPGAQPQPQPQPSGAQQAASAPSTSPLPGERQPQQSAGPYHPPQAYQTPAPESAVRRPRTGARTTPRTRKARLRVAKADPWSVMKVSFLLSIALGICTIVASAVLWMVMDAMGVFSTVGGTISEATGSNESNGFDLQAFLSLPHVLMFTSIIAVIDVVLATALATLGAFIYNLSAGFVGGVELTLAEDE; this is encoded by the coding sequence GTGAGCGGAGCCACGGGCGCCGGATCGTCCGGTACCTCGACCGGTTCTACAGCCGGTTCGGAGACGGGCGGCGGCCGTGGCTCCGCCGCGCCTGCGACGGACCCGCACACCACCCAGCTGAAGGCGATCAAGTCGCCCGCGAAGGGCTCGCCCTCGCCCGACGCACCTGGATCCCAGGGGGGACCCGTGACGGACACCCGAGGCTCGCAGACCCAGCAGCAGTACGCGCCCGGCGCGGGCCCGGCCGCTCCGGGCGCCCAGCCTCAGCCCCAGCCGCAGCCCTCAGGGGCGCAGCAGGCGGCCTCCGCGCCGTCCACGTCGCCGCTGCCCGGGGAACGGCAGCCGCAGCAGTCCGCCGGGCCCTACCACCCGCCGCAGGCCTACCAGACGCCCGCTCCGGAGAGCGCGGTACGCCGACCGCGCACCGGTGCCCGTACGACGCCCCGCACCCGCAAGGCGCGCCTGCGCGTGGCCAAGGCCGACCCCTGGTCGGTCATGAAGGTCAGCTTCCTGCTCTCCATCGCGCTGGGCATCTGCACGATCGTCGCGTCCGCGGTGCTCTGGATGGTCATGGACGCCATGGGCGTCTTCTCGACGGTCGGCGGCACCATCTCCGAGGCCACCGGCTCGAACGAGTCGAACGGCTTCGACCTGCAGGCCTTCCTGTCGCTGCCGCACGTCCTGATGTTCACGTCGATCATCGCGGTCATCGACGTCGTCCTCGCGACGGCGCTGGCGACCCTCGGCGCGTTCATCTACAACCTCTCCGCCGGCTTCGTGGGCGGCGTCGAGCTGACGCTCGCGGAGGACGAGTGA